A part of Pectobacterium cacticida genomic DNA contains:
- the rsmE gene encoding 16S rRNA (uracil(1498)-N(3))-methyltransferase, whose translation MRIPRIFHPDTLPLKGGEVELSEDAANHVGRVLRMNTGQPLQLFDGSNHVFDAVITAADKKRVRVRFAAGRLEDKESPLHLHLGQVMSRGEKMEFTIQKSIELGVNVITPLLSERCGVKLDPERLDKKIAQWRKIAIAACEQSGRNRVPLIRPVMTVDAWCSEQDNALKLNLHPRATQRINTLPLPVDRVRLLIGPEGGLTADEITMTSDHGFTDILLGPRVLRTETTALTAITALQVRFGDLG comes from the coding sequence GCTGAAGGGGGGGGAAGTCGAACTGAGCGAAGATGCCGCCAACCATGTTGGCCGTGTATTACGCATGAATACGGGCCAGCCATTGCAACTGTTTGATGGCAGCAACCATGTCTTCGATGCCGTAATCACGGCGGCGGATAAAAAGCGGGTACGCGTTCGCTTCGCAGCCGGTAGGTTGGAAGATAAAGAATCGCCTTTACATTTACATTTGGGACAGGTGATGTCGCGCGGCGAAAAAATGGAGTTTACCATTCAGAAATCCATTGAACTGGGCGTCAATGTCATTACACCGCTCCTGTCTGAACGCTGCGGCGTAAAATTGGATCCTGAGCGGCTGGACAAAAAAATTGCCCAGTGGCGGAAGATAGCAATCGCCGCCTGTGAGCAGTCTGGCCGTAACCGTGTGCCGCTCATACGCCCCGTCATGACGGTGGATGCCTGGTGCTCAGAACAAGACAACGCATTGAAACTAAACCTGCATCCACGCGCGACCCAGCGTATCAATACCCTGCCGCTGCCGGTCGATCGCGTCAGGCTACTTATCGGCCCGGAAGGCGGGCTCACCGCCGATGAAATTACCATGACCTCAGATCATGGATTCACTGATATCCTGTTGGGGCCACGCGTCCTGCGCACAGAAACCACTGCACTTACCGCCATAACCGCCTTACAGGTACGTTTCGGCGATTTGGGGTAA
- the gshB gene encoding glutathione synthase: MIKLGIVMDPIDTINIKKDTSFAMLLEAQRRGWELYYMEMNDLYMQAGIARATTRRLNVQYDYDGWYDFAEEQDIALEELDVVLMRKDPPFDTEFIYATYMLERAEEKGTLIVNKPQSLRDCNEKLFTAWFAHLTPDTLVTRRADKLRQFHAKHGDVILKPLDGMGGASIFRLKQDDANVSVIIETLTEHATRYCMAQNYLPAIKDGDKRVLVVDGEPVPYCLARIPKNGETRGNLAAGGRGEARPLSESDWKIARDVAPTLKAKGLIFVGLDIIGDRLTEINVTSPTCVREIEAAYPDVSITGMLMNAIEKRLAARSR; the protein is encoded by the coding sequence ATGATCAAGCTCGGTATCGTGATGGATCCGATAGACACCATCAATATTAAAAAAGACACCAGTTTCGCCATGTTGTTGGAAGCACAGCGGCGTGGCTGGGAACTGTACTATATGGAGATGAACGATCTCTATATGCAGGCTGGTATCGCGCGCGCCACAACGCGCCGCCTGAACGTCCAATACGATTACGATGGCTGGTACGATTTCGCCGAAGAGCAGGACATCGCGTTGGAGGAATTAGATGTGGTGCTAATGCGTAAAGATCCGCCGTTCGATACGGAATTTATTTACGCTACCTATATGCTGGAACGCGCAGAAGAGAAAGGCACGCTAATCGTCAACAAACCGCAAAGCCTGCGTGATTGCAATGAGAAACTGTTTACCGCCTGGTTTGCGCATCTGACGCCGGATACGCTTGTCACGCGTCGCGCCGATAAACTGCGTCAGTTCCACGCCAAGCATGGCGACGTCATTCTCAAACCGCTGGATGGCATGGGCGGCGCTTCTATTTTCCGTTTAAAGCAGGATGATGCTAACGTTTCAGTCATCATCGAGACGCTGACCGAGCACGCCACGCGCTACTGCATGGCACAAAACTACCTGCCTGCAATTAAAGATGGCGACAAACGCGTATTAGTGGTCGATGGTGAGCCCGTGCCTTACTGTCTGGCGCGTATCCCGAAAAATGGTGAGACACGCGGCAATCTGGCCGCTGGCGGACGTGGCGAAGCTCGCCCGCTGTCCGAAAGCGATTGGAAAATTGCCCGCGACGTGGCACCAACGTTAAAAGCCAAGGGCCTGATTTTTGTTGGTCTGGACATCATTGGCGACCGACTGACAGAAATTAACGTGACCAGCCCGACCTGTGTACGTGAAATCGAGGCGGCTTACCCTGACGTTTCCATCACTGGTATGCTGATGAACGCCATTGAAAAACGACTGGCAGCACGCTCTCGCTAA
- the ruvX gene encoding Holliday junction resolvase RuvX, whose product MAGRTLLAFDYGTKSIGVAIGQEITRTARALTAFKAQDGIPDWQKVEKLLAEWQPDLVVVGLPLNMDGTEQPITARARKFANRLHGRFGVAIALHDERLSTVEARADLFAHGGFSALDKGSVDAASAVVILESWFNAQR is encoded by the coding sequence ATGGCCGGCAGAACCCTTCTAGCATTTGATTATGGGACGAAAAGCATCGGCGTCGCCATCGGTCAAGAGATCACCAGAACGGCACGCGCATTGACCGCGTTTAAGGCCCAGGATGGCATACCCGACTGGCAAAAAGTAGAGAAGCTATTGGCGGAATGGCAGCCTGATCTGGTGGTCGTCGGCCTGCCGCTCAACATGGATGGTACTGAGCAACCGATAACAGCACGAGCGCGGAAATTTGCTAATCGATTGCATGGGCGTTTCGGCGTCGCGATTGCATTGCACGATGAGCGGTTAAGCACCGTTGAAGCTCGTGCCGATCTTTTCGCGCACGGCGGCTTTAGCGCGTTGGACAAGGGAAGCGTAGACGCCGCCTCTGCGGTTGTTATTCTAGAAAGCTGGTTCAATGCTCAGCGTTAA
- a CDS encoding YqgE/AlgH family protein, which translates to MNLQHHFLIAIPALQDSVFKRSVVYICEHNEDGAMGLIINKPMDQFSVENVLEKLKIDPTPRDPDIRLDKPVFMGGPLANDRGFILHTPCPGFGSSISISEETMITTSKDVLETLGTPQQPKNTLVALGYSAWENGQLEEELLENAWLTTPADKDILFHTPIPERWRAAARKLGVDIHNISTEAGHA; encoded by the coding sequence ATGAATTTACAGCATCATTTCCTCATTGCTATACCAGCACTACAGGACTCTGTCTTTAAACGTTCGGTGGTTTATATCTGCGAACATAATGAAGACGGGGCGATGGGACTGATCATCAATAAGCCTATGGATCAGTTTTCCGTGGAAAATGTGCTGGAAAAGCTAAAAATAGATCCCACGCCGCGTGACCCGGATATTCGATTGGATAAACCAGTCTTTATGGGAGGTCCTTTGGCCAACGATCGGGGGTTTATCCTGCACACCCCCTGCCCCGGTTTTGGTTCCAGTATTAGTATTTCTGAGGAGACTATGATCACCACGTCAAAAGACGTATTGGAAACGTTAGGGACGCCACAGCAGCCGAAAAATACGCTGGTAGCGTTAGGTTATTCCGCCTGGGAAAATGGTCAATTAGAAGAAGAACTGTTAGAAAATGCTTGGTTAACTACGCCAGCCGATAAGGATATTCTGTTTCACACGCCTATCCCGGAGCGCTGGCGCGCGGCGGCAAGAAAACTCGGTGTTGATATTCACAATATTTCCACTGAAGCAGGACATGCCTGA